In one window of Mytilus galloprovincialis chromosome 6, xbMytGall1.hap1.1, whole genome shotgun sequence DNA:
- the LOC143079429 gene encoding TNF receptor-associated factor 3-like, with translation MASLELALTLPKEKIEFVVKDDRFICPICECVLRRPMQLPCGHCVCDGCITTLFDSDGYGHCPMIQDSCIETFAESEIHHDYGLRRDILSASVHCPEKENGCPYTAKLEKIESHLSSDCEWRLVNCTFKDKGCDENIRYKDLQDHISTLCLQAPVVCAFCQLPVLRGKMRAHQEDICKEMQLSCPYGCGIQSLKRDRMTQHMKECCNRLIPCQYQTFGCTFKGKIHEHINHEEIFPHKHLEMSVMVVKDLLHGKEKTRIEMKGIAKENQCLRNTVNMLTEEIKQVKTFLGIPKNFADIALRQSRSLPTALSTLVEKQQTPMPSCMFVPRTKPQNQRSRHNSSSS, from the exons ATGGCAAGTCTGGAGTTAGCATTGACTTTGCCAAAGGAAAAAATAGAGTTCGTTGTGAAGGATGACCGGTTTATTTGTCCAATCTGTGAGTGTGTTTTACGAAGACCGATGCAGCTTCCTTGTGGACACTGCGTATGTGATGGTTGTATCACTACTCTATTTGATTCTGATGGATATGGCCATTGTCCTATGATTCAAGATAGCTGCATTGAAACGTTCGCTGAATCGGAG ATTCATCATGATTATGGTTTGAGAAGAGATATTTTGTCTGCTTCTGTACATTGTCCAGAAAAAGAAAATGGCTGTCCTTACActgcaaaacttgaaaaaatcGAG aGTCACTTGTCATCAGATTGTGAGTGGAGGCTTGTAAACTGCACATTTAAAGACAAAGGATGCGATGAAAACATACGTTACAAGGACCTACAGGATCATATATCTACATTGTGCCTACAAGCTCCAGTTGTTTGTGCCTTCTGTCAGTTACCAGTTTTAAGAGGCAAGATGAGG GCACATCAGGAAGATATATGCAAGGAAATGCAATTATCTTGTCCGTATGGATGTGGAATTCAATCTCTAAAGAGAGACAGA ATGACACAGCATATGAAAGAATGTTGCAACAGACTTATTCCTTGTCAATATCAGACTTTCGGCTGTACCTTTAAG GGTAAAATTCACGAACATATTAATCATGAGGAAATATTTCCACACAAACACCTGGAAATGAGCGTGATGGTCGTGAAAGATCTCTTGCACGGAAAAGAAAAGACCAGAATTGAAATGAAG GGAATAGCTAAAGAGAATCAGTGTTTGCGCAACACTGTCAATATGCTAACAGAAGAAATAAAACAAGTCAAAACTTTTCTCGGAATACCAAAG AATTTTGCAGACATTGCTCTTCGACAATCAAGGAGTCTTCCTACAGCATTGTCAACTTTGGTGGAAAAGCAACAAACACCAATGCCGTCCTGTATGTTTGTTCCACGTACTAAACCACAAAACCAAAGATCTCGTCATAATTCGTCTAGcagttaa